The following are encoded together in the Diachasmimorpha longicaudata isolate KC_UGA_2023 chromosome 3, iyDiaLong2, whole genome shotgun sequence genome:
- the LOC135160739 gene encoding protein ECT2 isoform X9: MEEQSVHSSISDINSEEPAKTEPNVVVPRKKRICLVGAASSDPALGTAAQQFGVPVLKSITGAEYIEDTAYCTYFILREFEGPEYETLHKSAHRILGPTALLQLAHKKESLPSINRPMYTRAMLGTVVVFTGFRKKDELTRLINMIHCMGGSIRKEVGAKVTHLIANCCGGEKYRYAVTFRVPIMSMNWVLALWDAKNDIFSYGNNDDFIVQHKLKPFYGARVCFFGFPDDEKKHMVEVLQQQGGEPTEIDDPECTHVVVDESNVNALPDLASVRAHIVKAEWFWTSVQNEGAADEKEYRFEDYLESVMSPSASSRRESQSAATPTTASTRRKRKRLAETLSSLVQNGADSPAVHKRRSSISDAGHLSVSGSFLDCTASPDKQMLDDIPEVETVTTDSARKNLSPRHQVVLELVQTESNYVGILSTIMTLFKSPLEDYIETSNELLNSTEAKIIFGNFPPIYEVHKKMLEELRYCAAHWTEDTSIGNIFLKYAPDLVDTYPPYVNFFENTKEMLEQCDQNKPRFHAFLKICQTKPECGRQSLKELMIKPVQRLPSISLLLTDILKHTNKNNPDHSALELAISSVKEVMTHINEDKRKTEGQLVMFDIFNEIDNCPPHLVSSHRSFIGKCDVMELGEGLSGRGDHLVLFLFTDTLEICKKRSKAFNSLKSPNMANGLHTAKLSQGKPYKHIKMLSLSTIKKVVDIRETEECQKVFALMVRSNQELKEKLFSFTITDEEVSKNNYLKTLCRQMANTVCKADADTFLISLDSHQLEIDTSDVALGTLSKAFKSLFHNFYLEYMDPFATRTKMKVGRAFSFNKTPSKLKRAMSTMMSPFGSTHSLTPASQQLAQMRLASCNNINELGNGGSDSSSRDEVLVAPMSVQPTRKAKCSSLSIASLRRNCSEEVIEDKSNL; the protein is encoded by the exons ATGGAAGAGCAGAGCGTTCACAGCAGTATCAGCGATATAAATAGTGAGGAGCCAGCCAAGACTGAAc CCAATGTTGTTGTACCGAGGAAGAAGCGAATATGTCTGGTGGGCGCTGCTAGCAGTGATCCAGCACTTGGTACTGCTGCTCAGCAGTTCGGGGTGCCTGTTCTTAAGTCCATTACTGGAGCTGAATATATCGAGGACACAGCCTACTGCACGTATTTTATTCTGAGGGAGTTTGAGGGACCGGAGTATGAGACACTGCACAAGAGTGCTCACAGAATTTTGGGGCCCACAGCTCTGCTGCAGCTGGCACATAAGAAGGAGTCCTTGCCGAGCATCAATCGGCCAATGTACACGAGAGCTATGCTTGGTACTGTCGTTGTGTTCACGGGGTTCAGGAAGAAGGACGAAttg acaAGGCTCATAAACATGATTCACTGCATGGGCGGCAGTATCCGCAAGGAGGTGGGAGCCAAAGTAACCCACCTGATCGCCAACTGCTGTGGTGGTGAGAAGTACAGGTACGCCGTGACCTTCAGAGTACCCATAATGTCAATGAATTGGGTCCTGGCCCTTTGGGATGCCAAGAACGATATCTTCAGCTATGGTAACAATGACGACTTCATCGTTCAACACAAACTCAAGCCCTTCTACGGTGCTCGCGTGTGCTTCTTCGGCTTCCCAGATGATGAGAAGAAGCACATGGTAGAGGTATTGCAGCAGCAGGGTGGCGAGCCCACGGAAATCGATGATCCAGAGTGTACGCATGTG GTAGTCGACGAGTCCAATGTCAATGCACTGCCGGACCTCGCCTCCGTTCGTGCGCATATCGTTAAGGCTGAGTGGTTCTGGACGTCTGTACAAAATGAGGGCGCTGCGGATGAGAAGGAATATCGTTTTGAAGAT TACCTCGAATCAGTTATGTCGCCAAGTGCCTCATCCAGAAGGGAGAGCCAATCAGCAGCGACACCGACAACAGCATCGACAAGGCGAAAACGTAAACGCCTAGCAGAGACGCTCTCAAGTCTCGTTCAGAACGGAGCCGATTCTCCAGCAGTTCATAAAAGACGTTCTAGTATCAGTGATGCTGGCCATCTGAGTGTCAGTGGGAGTTTTTTAGACTGTACTGCTAGCCCTGATAAACAAATGCTCGATG ATATTCCAGAGGTCGAAACTGTTACAACGGACTCTGCACGCAAGAATCTCTCCCCGAGGCATCAAGTCGTTTTGGAACTTGTGCAAACAGAATCTAATTATGTTGGAATTCTCAGTACAATCATGACG CTATTCAAATCTCCCCTGGAAGACTACATAGAGACCAGCAACGAGCTCCTAAACAGTACAGAAGCAAAAATAATCTTCGGTAACTTTCCTCCAATCTACGAGGTTCACAAAAAAATGCTGGAAGAGCTTCGTTACTGTGCCGCTCACTGGACCGAGGATACGAGTATAGGGAACATATTTTTAAAGTACGCCCCCGACTTGGTGGACACTTATCCTCCGTACGTGAATTTCTTCGAGAATACGAAGGAAATGTTGGAGCAATGTGATCAAAACAAGCCCCGGTTTCATGCCTTCCTGAAGATCTGCCAGACAAAGCCCGAGTGTGGTAGACAGAGTCTTAAAGAATTGATGATAAAGCCTGTACAACGATTGCCCAGTATTAGTCTATTATTAACCGATATTCTTAAGCATACGAATAAGAATAATCCAGACCACAGTGCCTTGGAATTGGCAATCAGCAGTGTTAAAGAGGTTATGACGCATATTAATGAGGACAAGAGAAAAACTGAGGGCCAGCTTGTCATGTTCgatatattcaatgaaatcgaCAATTGTCCACCACATCTAGTCTCGTCACACAGATCTTTTATTGGTAAATGCGATGTTATGGAACTTGGGGAGGGTTTGAGTGGCAGGGGTGACCATTTGGTACTTTTTTTGTTCACTGACACACTGGAAATTTGCAAGAAACGCTCCAAGGCATTCAACTCACTCAAGAGCCCCAACATGGCTAATGGTCTGCATACAGCTAAACTCAGCCAGGGAAAGCCTTACAAGCATATTAAAATGCTCTCTCTCAGCACTATCAAAAAGGTTGTGGATATTCGTGAAACAGAGG aATGCCAGAAAGTGTTCGCTTTGATGGTTAGGAGCAATCAagagttgaaagaaaaattattttcgttcaCTATTACCGATGAGGAAGTCAGtaagaataattatttgaagacGCTGTGTAGACAAATGGCCAATACTGTCTGCAAAGCTGATGCA gacacTTTCCTCATTAGCTTGGACTCTCACCAACTGGAGATTGATACTAGTGACGTTGCTCTAGGAACACTGAGCAAAGCATTTAA GAGcctatttcataatttttacctgGAGTATATGGATCC ATTTGCTACCCGTACGAAGATGAAGGTGGGCCGAGCATTCAGTTTCAATAAGACACCCAGCAAACTGAAAAGGGCCATGTCGACGATGATGTCACCCTTTGGATCTACACACAGCCTAACACCAGCGAGTCAGCAGCTTGCGCAGATGCGATTGGCCAGTTGTAACAATATTAAT GAACTGGGCAATGGTGGGTCAGATTCGTCGTCTAGAGACGAAGTACTCGTTGCTCCAATGTCAGTACAACCTACGAGAAAAGCAAAATGCAGCTCCCTGAGTATCGCCTCGTTAAGAAG AAACTGCTCCGAGGAGGTCATTGAGGACAAATCAAatctttga
- the LOC135160739 gene encoding protein ECT2 isoform X8 produces MEEQSVHSSISDINSEEPAKTEPNVVVPRKKRICLVGAASSDPALGTAAQQFGVPVLKSITGAEYIEDTAYCTYFILREFEGPEYETLHKSAHRILGPTALLQLAHKKESLPSINRPMYTRAMLGTVVVFTGFRKKDELTRLINMIHCMGGSIRKEVGAKVTHLIANCCGGEKYRYAVTFRVPIMSMNWVLALWDAKNDIFSYGNNDDFIVQHKLKPFYGARVCFFGFPDDEKKHMVEVLQQQGGEPTEIDDPECTHVPSRKRKLWNRYQSRGRRGAPSLMSILDNVNFPFVPKRSIQRNGRVDPSKGFPPKFSQTVSCGALPHLSKGIQEREMKLEQLRLNLKACDKKFSTVVDESNVNALPDLASVRAHIVKAEWFWTSVQNEGAADEKEYRFEDYLESVMSPSASSRRESQSAATPTTASTRRKRKRLAETLSSLVQNGADSPAVHKRRSSISDAGHLSVSGSFLDCTASPDKQMLDDIPEVETVTTDSARKNLSPRHQVVLELVQTESNYVGILSTIMTLFKSPLEDYIETSNELLNSTEAKIIFGNFPPIYEVHKKMLEELRYCAAHWTEDTSIGNIFLKYAPDLVDTYPPYVNFFENTKEMLEQCDQNKPRFHAFLKICQTKPECGRQSLKELMIKPVQRLPSISLLLTDILKHTNKNNPDHSALELAISSVKEVMTHINEDKRKTEGQLVMFDIFNEIDNCPPHLVSSHRSFIGKCDVMELGEGLSGRGDHLVLFLFTDTLEICKKRSKAFNSLKSPNMANGLHTAKLSQGKPYKHIKMLSLSTIKKVVDIRETEECQKVFALMVRSNQELKEKLFSFTITDEEVSKNNYLKTLCRQMANTVCKADADTFLISLDSHQLEIDTSDVALGTLSKAFKSLFHNFYLEYMDPFATRTKMKVGRAFSFNKTPSKLKRAMSTMMSPFGSTHSLTPASQQLAQMRLASCNNINELGNGGSDSSSRDEVLVAPMSVQPTRKAKCSSLSIASLRRNCSEEVIEDKSNL; encoded by the exons ATGGAAGAGCAGAGCGTTCACAGCAGTATCAGCGATATAAATAGTGAGGAGCCAGCCAAGACTGAAc CCAATGTTGTTGTACCGAGGAAGAAGCGAATATGTCTGGTGGGCGCTGCTAGCAGTGATCCAGCACTTGGTACTGCTGCTCAGCAGTTCGGGGTGCCTGTTCTTAAGTCCATTACTGGAGCTGAATATATCGAGGACACAGCCTACTGCACGTATTTTATTCTGAGGGAGTTTGAGGGACCGGAGTATGAGACACTGCACAAGAGTGCTCACAGAATTTTGGGGCCCACAGCTCTGCTGCAGCTGGCACATAAGAAGGAGTCCTTGCCGAGCATCAATCGGCCAATGTACACGAGAGCTATGCTTGGTACTGTCGTTGTGTTCACGGGGTTCAGGAAGAAGGACGAAttg acaAGGCTCATAAACATGATTCACTGCATGGGCGGCAGTATCCGCAAGGAGGTGGGAGCCAAAGTAACCCACCTGATCGCCAACTGCTGTGGTGGTGAGAAGTACAGGTACGCCGTGACCTTCAGAGTACCCATAATGTCAATGAATTGGGTCCTGGCCCTTTGGGATGCCAAGAACGATATCTTCAGCTATGGTAACAATGACGACTTCATCGTTCAACACAAACTCAAGCCCTTCTACGGTGCTCGCGTGTGCTTCTTCGGCTTCCCAGATGATGAGAAGAAGCACATGGTAGAGGTATTGCAGCAGCAGGGTGGCGAGCCCACGGAAATCGATGATCCAGAGTGTACGCATGTG CCGAGTCGCAAGAGAAAGCTGTGGAACCGCTACCAGTCGAGGGGCCGGAGGGGGGCCCCTTCCTTAATGTCGATTTTGGATAATGTGAATTTTCCGTTCGTACCCAAACGATCGATCCAACGGAATGGAAGGGTCGATCCCTCCAAAGGGTTTCCACCCAAGTTCTCCCAGACGGTATCCTGTGGTGCTCTTCCTCATCTCTCCAAGGGAATTCAGGAGAGGGAGATGAAATTGGAACAATTGAGACTGAATTTGAAAGCTTGTGACAAGAAATTTTcaacg GTAGTCGACGAGTCCAATGTCAATGCACTGCCGGACCTCGCCTCCGTTCGTGCGCATATCGTTAAGGCTGAGTGGTTCTGGACGTCTGTACAAAATGAGGGCGCTGCGGATGAGAAGGAATATCGTTTTGAAGAT TACCTCGAATCAGTTATGTCGCCAAGTGCCTCATCCAGAAGGGAGAGCCAATCAGCAGCGACACCGACAACAGCATCGACAAGGCGAAAACGTAAACGCCTAGCAGAGACGCTCTCAAGTCTCGTTCAGAACGGAGCCGATTCTCCAGCAGTTCATAAAAGACGTTCTAGTATCAGTGATGCTGGCCATCTGAGTGTCAGTGGGAGTTTTTTAGACTGTACTGCTAGCCCTGATAAACAAATGCTCGATG ATATTCCAGAGGTCGAAACTGTTACAACGGACTCTGCACGCAAGAATCTCTCCCCGAGGCATCAAGTCGTTTTGGAACTTGTGCAAACAGAATCTAATTATGTTGGAATTCTCAGTACAATCATGACG CTATTCAAATCTCCCCTGGAAGACTACATAGAGACCAGCAACGAGCTCCTAAACAGTACAGAAGCAAAAATAATCTTCGGTAACTTTCCTCCAATCTACGAGGTTCACAAAAAAATGCTGGAAGAGCTTCGTTACTGTGCCGCTCACTGGACCGAGGATACGAGTATAGGGAACATATTTTTAAAGTACGCCCCCGACTTGGTGGACACTTATCCTCCGTACGTGAATTTCTTCGAGAATACGAAGGAAATGTTGGAGCAATGTGATCAAAACAAGCCCCGGTTTCATGCCTTCCTGAAGATCTGCCAGACAAAGCCCGAGTGTGGTAGACAGAGTCTTAAAGAATTGATGATAAAGCCTGTACAACGATTGCCCAGTATTAGTCTATTATTAACCGATATTCTTAAGCATACGAATAAGAATAATCCAGACCACAGTGCCTTGGAATTGGCAATCAGCAGTGTTAAAGAGGTTATGACGCATATTAATGAGGACAAGAGAAAAACTGAGGGCCAGCTTGTCATGTTCgatatattcaatgaaatcgaCAATTGTCCACCACATCTAGTCTCGTCACACAGATCTTTTATTGGTAAATGCGATGTTATGGAACTTGGGGAGGGTTTGAGTGGCAGGGGTGACCATTTGGTACTTTTTTTGTTCACTGACACACTGGAAATTTGCAAGAAACGCTCCAAGGCATTCAACTCACTCAAGAGCCCCAACATGGCTAATGGTCTGCATACAGCTAAACTCAGCCAGGGAAAGCCTTACAAGCATATTAAAATGCTCTCTCTCAGCACTATCAAAAAGGTTGTGGATATTCGTGAAACAGAGG aATGCCAGAAAGTGTTCGCTTTGATGGTTAGGAGCAATCAagagttgaaagaaaaattattttcgttcaCTATTACCGATGAGGAAGTCAGtaagaataattatttgaagacGCTGTGTAGACAAATGGCCAATACTGTCTGCAAAGCTGATGCA gacacTTTCCTCATTAGCTTGGACTCTCACCAACTGGAGATTGATACTAGTGACGTTGCTCTAGGAACACTGAGCAAAGCATTTAA GAGcctatttcataatttttacctgGAGTATATGGATCC ATTTGCTACCCGTACGAAGATGAAGGTGGGCCGAGCATTCAGTTTCAATAAGACACCCAGCAAACTGAAAAGGGCCATGTCGACGATGATGTCACCCTTTGGATCTACACACAGCCTAACACCAGCGAGTCAGCAGCTTGCGCAGATGCGATTGGCCAGTTGTAACAATATTAAT GAACTGGGCAATGGTGGGTCAGATTCGTCGTCTAGAGACGAAGTACTCGTTGCTCCAATGTCAGTACAACCTACGAGAAAAGCAAAATGCAGCTCCCTGAGTATCGCCTCGTTAAGAAG AAACTGCTCCGAGGAGGTCATTGAGGACAAATCAAatctttga
- the LOC135160739 gene encoding protein ECT2 isoform X1, translating into MEEQSVHSSISDINSEEPAKTEPNVVVPRKKRICLVGAASSDPALGTAAQQFGVPVLKSITGAEYIEDTAYCTYFILREFEGPEYETLHKSAHRILGPTALLQLAHKKESLPSINRPMYTRAMLGTVVVFTGFRKKDELTRLINMIHCMGGSIRKEVGAKVTHLIANCCGGEKYRYAVTFRVPIMSMNWVLALWDAKNDIFSYGNNDDFIVQHKLKPFYGARVCFFGFPDDEKKHMVEVLQQQGGEPTEIDDPECTHVVTDLGNNRYKIADTSNINSRICFDHPYYLFAPLHNEKPELCTGLKLPPYRPKIFPPKEKVLGAEDKDISTSHDSLISSSTLESMVSNESLKNQSQDSAICMDYTSKESLSSVNLTRNDSGTSSSIHISSEGMRLFKEVSDCHETAVNYFKRNGPTKRRFRWRRSRSCFILPPLDTSNQSRFVKIYSQPNLSKKNDDDDEDFLTDSSTLNSRKFQPSRKRKLWNRYQSRGRRGAPSLMSILDNVNFPFVPKRSIQRNGRVDPSKGFPPKFSQTVSCGALPHLSKGIQEREMKLEQLRLNLKACDKKFSTVVDESNVNALPDLASVRAHIVKAEWFWTSVQNEGAADEKEYRFEDYLESVMSPSASSRRESQSAATPTTASTRRKRKRLAETLSSLVQNGADSPAVHKRRSSISDAGHLSVSGSFLDCTASPDKQMLDDIPEVETVTTDSARKNLSPRHQVVLELVQTESNYVGILSTIMTLFKSPLEDYIETSNELLNSTEAKIIFGNFPPIYEVHKKMLEELRYCAAHWTEDTSIGNIFLKYAPDLVDTYPPYVNFFENTKEMLEQCDQNKPRFHAFLKICQTKPECGRQSLKELMIKPVQRLPSISLLLTDILKHTNKNNPDHSALELAISSVKEVMTHINEDKRKTEGQLVMFDIFNEIDNCPPHLVSSHRSFIGKCDVMELGEGLSGRGDHLVLFLFTDTLEICKKRSKAFNSLKSPNMANGLHTAKLSQGKPYKHIKMLSLSTIKKVVDIRETEECQKVFALMVRSNQELKEKLFSFTITDEEVSKNNYLKTLCRQMANTVCKADADTFLISLDSHQLEIDTSDVALGTLSKAFKSLFHNFYLEYMDPFATRTKMKVGRAFSFNKTPSKLKRAMSTMMSPFGSTHSLTPASQQLAQMRLASCNNINELGNGGSDSSSRDEVLVAPMSVQPTRKAKCSSLSIASLRRNCSEEVIEDKSNL; encoded by the exons ATGGAAGAGCAGAGCGTTCACAGCAGTATCAGCGATATAAATAGTGAGGAGCCAGCCAAGACTGAAc CCAATGTTGTTGTACCGAGGAAGAAGCGAATATGTCTGGTGGGCGCTGCTAGCAGTGATCCAGCACTTGGTACTGCTGCTCAGCAGTTCGGGGTGCCTGTTCTTAAGTCCATTACTGGAGCTGAATATATCGAGGACACAGCCTACTGCACGTATTTTATTCTGAGGGAGTTTGAGGGACCGGAGTATGAGACACTGCACAAGAGTGCTCACAGAATTTTGGGGCCCACAGCTCTGCTGCAGCTGGCACATAAGAAGGAGTCCTTGCCGAGCATCAATCGGCCAATGTACACGAGAGCTATGCTTGGTACTGTCGTTGTGTTCACGGGGTTCAGGAAGAAGGACGAAttg acaAGGCTCATAAACATGATTCACTGCATGGGCGGCAGTATCCGCAAGGAGGTGGGAGCCAAAGTAACCCACCTGATCGCCAACTGCTGTGGTGGTGAGAAGTACAGGTACGCCGTGACCTTCAGAGTACCCATAATGTCAATGAATTGGGTCCTGGCCCTTTGGGATGCCAAGAACGATATCTTCAGCTATGGTAACAATGACGACTTCATCGTTCAACACAAACTCAAGCCCTTCTACGGTGCTCGCGTGTGCTTCTTCGGCTTCCCAGATGATGAGAAGAAGCACATGGTAGAGGTATTGCAGCAGCAGGGTGGCGAGCCCACGGAAATCGATGATCCAGAGTGTACGCATGTG GTAACGGATTTAGGTAATAACCGCTACAAGATTGCGGACACTTCAAACATTAACTCTCGAATATGCTTTGATCACCCTTACTATCTGTTCGCGCCCCTACACAACGAGAAACCCGAGTTGTGCACAGGATTGAAGCTCCCCCCATACCGTCCCAAGATATTCCCCCCAAAGGAAAAAGTTCTGGGGGCAGAGGACAAGGATATCTCCACCTCTCACGACAGTTTGATCTCATCCTCAACGTTAGAGTCAATGGTTAGTAATGAATCATTGAAGAACCAGAGTCAGGACTCTGCTATTTGCATGGACTACACTAGCAAAGAGTCCTTATCAAGCGTGAATCTGACGCGTAACGACTCTGGCACGTCGTCCTCGATCCACATATCCTCAGAGGGTATGAGACTCTTCAAAGAGGTTTCAGACTGTCACGAGACTGCTGTTAATTACTTCAAGAGAAATGGCCCCACCAAAAGGCGTTTCAGGTGGAGAAGGTCAAGGTCGTGCTTCATTCTTCCGCCTTTGGACACGTCGAATCAATCTCGATTCGTCAAAATTTACTCGCAACCAAATTTATCGAAgaaaaatgatgatgatgatgaggattTTCTCACTGACTCGTCAACCCTCAACTCCAGGAAATTTCAGCCGAGTCGCAAGAGAAAGCTGTGGAACCGCTACCAGTCGAGGGGCCGGAGGGGGGCCCCTTCCTTAATGTCGATTTTGGATAATGTGAATTTTCCGTTCGTACCCAAACGATCGATCCAACGGAATGGAAGGGTCGATCCCTCCAAAGGGTTTCCACCCAAGTTCTCCCAGACGGTATCCTGTGGTGCTCTTCCTCATCTCTCCAAGGGAATTCAGGAGAGGGAGATGAAATTGGAACAATTGAGACTGAATTTGAAAGCTTGTGACAAGAAATTTTcaacg GTAGTCGACGAGTCCAATGTCAATGCACTGCCGGACCTCGCCTCCGTTCGTGCGCATATCGTTAAGGCTGAGTGGTTCTGGACGTCTGTACAAAATGAGGGCGCTGCGGATGAGAAGGAATATCGTTTTGAAGAT TACCTCGAATCAGTTATGTCGCCAAGTGCCTCATCCAGAAGGGAGAGCCAATCAGCAGCGACACCGACAACAGCATCGACAAGGCGAAAACGTAAACGCCTAGCAGAGACGCTCTCAAGTCTCGTTCAGAACGGAGCCGATTCTCCAGCAGTTCATAAAAGACGTTCTAGTATCAGTGATGCTGGCCATCTGAGTGTCAGTGGGAGTTTTTTAGACTGTACTGCTAGCCCTGATAAACAAATGCTCGATG ATATTCCAGAGGTCGAAACTGTTACAACGGACTCTGCACGCAAGAATCTCTCCCCGAGGCATCAAGTCGTTTTGGAACTTGTGCAAACAGAATCTAATTATGTTGGAATTCTCAGTACAATCATGACG CTATTCAAATCTCCCCTGGAAGACTACATAGAGACCAGCAACGAGCTCCTAAACAGTACAGAAGCAAAAATAATCTTCGGTAACTTTCCTCCAATCTACGAGGTTCACAAAAAAATGCTGGAAGAGCTTCGTTACTGTGCCGCTCACTGGACCGAGGATACGAGTATAGGGAACATATTTTTAAAGTACGCCCCCGACTTGGTGGACACTTATCCTCCGTACGTGAATTTCTTCGAGAATACGAAGGAAATGTTGGAGCAATGTGATCAAAACAAGCCCCGGTTTCATGCCTTCCTGAAGATCTGCCAGACAAAGCCCGAGTGTGGTAGACAGAGTCTTAAAGAATTGATGATAAAGCCTGTACAACGATTGCCCAGTATTAGTCTATTATTAACCGATATTCTTAAGCATACGAATAAGAATAATCCAGACCACAGTGCCTTGGAATTGGCAATCAGCAGTGTTAAAGAGGTTATGACGCATATTAATGAGGACAAGAGAAAAACTGAGGGCCAGCTTGTCATGTTCgatatattcaatgaaatcgaCAATTGTCCACCACATCTAGTCTCGTCACACAGATCTTTTATTGGTAAATGCGATGTTATGGAACTTGGGGAGGGTTTGAGTGGCAGGGGTGACCATTTGGTACTTTTTTTGTTCACTGACACACTGGAAATTTGCAAGAAACGCTCCAAGGCATTCAACTCACTCAAGAGCCCCAACATGGCTAATGGTCTGCATACAGCTAAACTCAGCCAGGGAAAGCCTTACAAGCATATTAAAATGCTCTCTCTCAGCACTATCAAAAAGGTTGTGGATATTCGTGAAACAGAGG aATGCCAGAAAGTGTTCGCTTTGATGGTTAGGAGCAATCAagagttgaaagaaaaattattttcgttcaCTATTACCGATGAGGAAGTCAGtaagaataattatttgaagacGCTGTGTAGACAAATGGCCAATACTGTCTGCAAAGCTGATGCA gacacTTTCCTCATTAGCTTGGACTCTCACCAACTGGAGATTGATACTAGTGACGTTGCTCTAGGAACACTGAGCAAAGCATTTAA GAGcctatttcataatttttacctgGAGTATATGGATCC ATTTGCTACCCGTACGAAGATGAAGGTGGGCCGAGCATTCAGTTTCAATAAGACACCCAGCAAACTGAAAAGGGCCATGTCGACGATGATGTCACCCTTTGGATCTACACACAGCCTAACACCAGCGAGTCAGCAGCTTGCGCAGATGCGATTGGCCAGTTGTAACAATATTAAT GAACTGGGCAATGGTGGGTCAGATTCGTCGTCTAGAGACGAAGTACTCGTTGCTCCAATGTCAGTACAACCTACGAGAAAAGCAAAATGCAGCTCCCTGAGTATCGCCTCGTTAAGAAG AAACTGCTCCGAGGAGGTCATTGAGGACAAATCAAatctttga